One Weissella ceti DNA window includes the following coding sequences:
- a CDS encoding MurR/RpiR family transcriptional regulator, which yields MAQSAYARIKSLHAQLGKADQKIADYILNENTDKKSLTVQGLANGADVSTATVSRFVKRIGFSSYREFSLSLAVPSQPSNTFFGEIAPQDNTEQIVHKVFNGAKNAVDSTYEMIDPQAWHTAADWLISARRVGLFGIGGSSIVALNGYHKLLRTPLDVEQHPDYDVQLMQSVRMRKGDVAIVISHSGRNKDTLKITRQLKANDVKVIAITAFPNSILANLADLVLASSAEEVNMRSESMSSLVAQITIVDSLFTLVGVKLEKDTQGIVDEMRTAIDSTRE from the coding sequence ATGGCACAATCTGCATACGCGCGTATCAAATCATTACACGCACAACTTGGGAAAGCAGATCAAAAAATCGCTGATTATATTCTAAATGAAAATACCGACAAAAAATCGTTAACTGTTCAGGGCCTAGCCAATGGTGCCGATGTATCTACGGCCACCGTTTCTCGTTTTGTTAAGCGAATTGGCTTTAGCTCATACCGTGAATTTTCATTAAGTCTGGCTGTCCCTAGCCAACCATCAAATACTTTCTTCGGTGAAATCGCTCCGCAAGATAATACCGAACAAATCGTTCATAAAGTGTTTAATGGGGCTAAGAATGCTGTTGACTCTACTTATGAGATGATTGACCCACAAGCATGGCATACAGCCGCTGATTGGCTTATTTCAGCCCGTCGTGTTGGTTTATTTGGAATTGGTGGTTCTTCAATTGTCGCACTAAACGGTTACCACAAGCTATTACGTACACCCTTAGATGTCGAACAACACCCAGATTACGACGTGCAGTTGATGCAATCTGTTCGTATGCGTAAAGGTGATGTGGCAATTGTTATTTCGCACTCGGGGCGTAATAAAGATACTTTGAAGATTACACGCCAACTAAAAGCCAATGACGTAAAGGTGATTGCGATTACTGCTTTTCCTAATTCAATTTTGGCTAATCTCGCCGATCTAGTTTTGGCCAGTTCCGCTGAAGAAGTTAACATGCGTAGTGAATCAATGTCTTCTCTTGTTGCTCAAATTACAATTGTAGATAGTTTATTTACATTAGTAGGGGTGAAGTTAGAAAAAGATACACAAGGTATCGTGGACGAAATGCGTACTGCAATTGACAGTACTCGTGAATAA
- the gnd gene encoding phosphogluconate dehydrogenase (NAD(+)-dependent, decarboxylating), with product MKFAMIGLGKMGLNLVKNAVDNGNEVVVFDLNKDFVAEAAAYSDAVTPSESIDDMLAKLPSPKIAWVMVPAGVPTNSTIDTLIEKMEAGDMIIDGGNSNYKDNLEQNKRTTAAGIKFFDAGTSGGMSGARNGGNFMIGGDDEEAWKVLEPLFKGIALEDGYLYTGRLGSGHYLKMVHNGIEYGMMQAIAEGFEILEASQFDYDYEAVAKLWNHGSVVRSWLMELAEEQFAKDPKLSAISGRMHSSGEGKWTVEESLDLDVPAPVIALSLMMRYRSLQEDTFTGKVVSALRNGFGGHAMDAAK from the coding sequence ATGAAGTTCGCAATGATCGGTCTTGGAAAGATGGGATTGAACCTAGTTAAGAACGCTGTTGATAACGGCAACGAAGTTGTTGTATTCGACTTGAACAAGGATTTTGTTGCTGAAGCAGCTGCATACTCAGACGCAGTTACTCCATCAGAATCAATCGACGACATGTTGGCAAAGTTGCCATCACCAAAGATCGCTTGGGTAATGGTTCCTGCTGGGGTTCCAACTAACTCAACTATCGATACTTTGATCGAAAAGATGGAAGCCGGAGACATGATCATCGACGGTGGAAACTCAAACTACAAGGACAACTTGGAACAAAACAAGCGCACTACTGCTGCTGGAATCAAGTTCTTCGACGCTGGTACTTCAGGAGGAATGTCTGGAGCACGTAACGGTGGAAACTTCATGATCGGTGGAGATGACGAAGAAGCTTGGAAGGTTCTAGAACCTTTGTTCAAGGGAATCGCTTTGGAAGATGGTTACCTATACACAGGACGTTTGGGATCAGGTCACTACTTGAAGATGGTCCACAACGGAATCGAATACGGAATGATGCAAGCCATCGCCGAAGGATTCGAAATCTTGGAAGCTTCACAATTCGACTACGACTACGAAGCCGTAGCTAAGTTGTGGAACCACGGATCAGTTGTTCGTTCATGGTTGATGGAATTGGCTGAAGAACAATTCGCCAAGGACCCTAAGCTATCAGCTATCTCAGGACGTATGCACTCATCTGGTGAAGGTAAGTGGACTGTTGAAGAATCATTGGACTTGGATGTACCAGCTCCAGTTATCGCATTGTCATTGATGATGCGTTACCGTTCATTGCAAGAAGACACTTTCACTGGTAAGGTTGTCTCAGCTTTGCGTAACGGATTCGGTGGACACGCCATGGACGCTGCTAAGTAA
- a CDS encoding FGGY family carbohydrate kinase, with translation MTDTLVVNVKMNNVTAKWQDKEVAVELPANFTAEQLMTSVSEVIVDALAGQTPAAIEVVNEIDGLVVLNEASESVTPVMFADDNDAHFIEALTMNGIGGQLERKNGHALTTGTPVIQVLRLKNNMADVYAHAAMYRTVTAYLRSMLTGQNIVTVEEAKLTGLFDQEINKWDTQGLALTDLTVIQLPEIGNVVAHDLTNNVLVEKMSTLPSVKVR, from the coding sequence ATGACGGATACATTAGTTGTAAATGTAAAAATGAATAATGTCACAGCTAAGTGGCAAGACAAAGAAGTGGCAGTAGAATTACCTGCTAACTTTACGGCTGAACAATTGATGACAAGTGTAAGTGAAGTCATTGTAGATGCATTGGCTGGACAAACACCAGCAGCCATTGAAGTCGTAAATGAAATTGATGGTCTAGTCGTTTTGAACGAAGCATCTGAGAGTGTAACACCAGTTATGTTTGCCGATGACAATGATGCCCACTTTATTGAAGCATTGACAATGAACGGCATTGGTGGTCAATTGGAACGTAAGAATGGGCATGCATTAACAACTGGAACACCGGTTATTCAAGTGTTGCGTTTGAAGAATAACATGGCAGATGTTTACGCGCATGCGGCAATGTACCGTACAGTAACGGCATACTTGCGTTCAATGCTAACAGGACAAAATATTGTGACTGTTGAAGAAGCGAAGCTAACTGGACTATTCGATCAAGAAATAAATAAGTGGGATACGCAAGGTTTGGCATTAACAGATTTAACTGTTATTCAATTACCTGAAATTGGTAATGTAGTTGCGCACGATTTAACAAATAATGTGTTGGTAGAAAAAATGTCAACATTACCTAGCGTAAAAGTGCGCTAG
- a CDS encoding NAD(P)H-binding protein, with protein MKVAIIGATGMTGKAVFAEAKAQGFDVTGVVRNEAKGHEVLGADAQLLVRDAFELTTEDLTQFDVVVDAFANHQDTYLNLDALTHLIHLLRNQETRLMVVLGAGPLLDESGEYHYEFLKTLPGAEAWVSEPKYGVTELQVLLSTENVNWTAISAQSEFVEGPAGEYKLGKDHLMMAEDGKSHVTSGNLAKALVAEIAEPQFKQARFTVSDI; from the coding sequence ATGAAGGTAGCAATTATTGGTGCAACAGGAATGACAGGTAAGGCCGTATTCGCAGAAGCGAAGGCACAAGGATTTGACGTGACGGGTGTTGTCCGTAACGAAGCAAAGGGACACGAAGTTCTAGGTGCAGATGCACAATTGCTTGTTCGCGATGCTTTCGAACTAACAACTGAAGATTTGACACAATTTGATGTTGTTGTGGATGCATTTGCCAACCACCAAGACACTTACTTGAACTTGGATGCTTTGACACACTTGATTCACTTGCTACGTAACCAAGAAACACGTTTGATGGTTGTCTTGGGTGCTGGTCCATTGTTGGATGAATCTGGTGAATACCACTACGAATTCTTGAAGACTTTGCCAGGAGCCGAAGCTTGGGTTTCAGAACCTAAGTACGGAGTAACAGAACTACAAGTTCTATTGAGCACAGAAAACGTTAACTGGACTGCTATTTCAGCACAAAGTGAATTCGTCGAAGGACCTGCTGGTGAATACAAGCTTGGTAAGGATCACTTGATGATGGCTGAAGACGGTAAGTCACACGTTACATCAGGTAACTTGGCTAAGGCCTTGGTTGCTGAAATTGCTGAACCACAATTCAAGCAAGCCCGCTTCACTGTATCAGATATCTAA
- the tyrS gene encoding tyrosine--tRNA ligase, whose protein sequence is MAENILQELAWRGAINQQTDEQGLLEQMEKEQIGVYVGIDPTGSSMHIGHLIPFMMLKRFQKAGQRPVIVVGGATGSIGDPSGKKSERAMITEEDVLYNVEKIRAQMEKLFGADGFTIVNNRDWLGNLSLIDFLRDYGKLFSINTMLAKDVVASRLETGISFTEFTYQILQSIDFHELWTRENVRLQLGGSDQWGNITGGIDLIHKLEGSDAPAFGLTVPLLLKSDGTKFGKSEGGAIWLDPEKTTPYEFYQFWLNTADADVEKMLKFFTFLSQDEIAALMAEMAENAAGRAAQRRLAEEVTAFVHGEEAVKTAELMTNVLFGKADVASLSRDEVAALADNVPSFEIAAEAINVVDLVVAAGMEASKTRAREAVTNGAIRVNGEQIMDIEAIIDPSANYEGDFVIVKRGKKKWAVARVK, encoded by the coding sequence ATGGCAGAAAATATTCTACAAGAATTAGCATGGCGTGGCGCAATTAACCAACAAACTGATGAACAAGGTTTGTTGGAACAAATGGAAAAGGAACAAATTGGGGTTTACGTTGGGATTGACCCAACTGGATCATCAATGCACATTGGGCACTTGATTCCATTCATGATGCTTAAGCGATTCCAAAAGGCTGGACAACGCCCAGTTATCGTTGTTGGTGGTGCAACTGGTTCAATCGGTGACCCATCAGGTAAGAAGTCAGAACGTGCCATGATTACTGAAGAAGACGTTTTGTACAACGTTGAAAAGATTCGTGCACAAATGGAAAAGTTGTTTGGAGCGGATGGATTTACAATCGTAAACAACCGTGACTGGCTAGGAAACTTGTCATTAATTGACTTCTTGCGTGATTACGGTAAGTTGTTCTCAATCAACACAATGTTGGCTAAGGATGTTGTGGCATCACGTTTGGAAACAGGAATTTCATTTACTGAATTCACTTACCAAATCTTACAATCAATTGACTTCCACGAATTGTGGACACGTGAAAACGTACGTCTACAATTGGGAGGATCTGACCAATGGGGAAACATCACTGGTGGAATTGATTTGATTCACAAGCTAGAAGGATCAGATGCACCAGCCTTTGGATTGACTGTACCATTGTTGTTGAAGTCTGACGGAACTAAGTTCGGTAAGTCAGAAGGTGGCGCAATCTGGCTAGACCCAGAAAAGACAACACCATACGAATTCTACCAATTCTGGTTGAACACAGCCGATGCTGACGTTGAAAAGATGTTGAAGTTCTTTACTTTCTTGTCACAAGACGAAATTGCTGCTTTGATGGCTGAAATGGCAGAAAATGCTGCTGGTCGTGCAGCGCAACGTCGTTTGGCGGAAGAAGTAACAGCTTTTGTTCACGGTGAAGAAGCTGTGAAGACAGCTGAATTGATGACAAACGTTTTGTTTGGTAAGGCAGATGTTGCTAGTTTGTCACGTGACGAAGTCGCTGCATTGGCTGATAATGTGCCTAGCTTTGAAATCGCTGCAGAAGCAATCAATGTTGTTGACTTGGTTGTGGCTGCGGGGATGGAAGCCTCAAAGACACGTGCCCGTGAAGCAGTTACTAACGGTGCTATCCGTGTGAACGGGGAACAAATCATGGACATTGAAGCTATTATTGATCCATCTGCTAACTACGAAGGAGACTTCGTGATTGTTAAGCGTGGTAAGAAGAAGTGGGCAGTTGCACGCGTTAAGTAA
- a CDS encoding nucleobase:cation symporter-2 family protein, giving the protein METTQPNPIKSAILGLQHVLAMYSGGILVPLLIGTALQFNAQQMTVLISADIFMTGIGTLLQLKRTAFTGIGLPVVLGSAIQSVTPLINIGSTLGIGAMYGAAMGAGIFIMLISSLFAKLRNYFPPVVTGSLITVIGFSLIPIAIMNLGGGDVNSADFGSLSNLLVGFVTMVIIVGLTLFAKNFTKAIAVLLGIIGGTIFASFMGDVSLASVGQAAWFQVPTPFVFGTPTFHWSAIVTMSVVALTSLIESTGVYFALSDLTGQKVTEKDLTRGYRSEGLAVTISAIFGAFPYSTFSQNVGVVRLSGLKSKRPIYYAAGILLLIGLLPKIGALATIIPSSVLGGAMFILFGTIGIQGITILSKVDFSSDRNLIIASVAISAGIGVAMYPQIFQQLPDMVRLIIQNAVVVTSILAVFLNIVLPNREKELV; this is encoded by the coding sequence ATGGAAACGACACAGCCAAACCCAATCAAATCCGCGATTCTAGGACTACAACACGTCCTAGCGATGTATTCCGGAGGTATTTTAGTTCCGTTATTGATTGGAACAGCTTTACAATTTAACGCGCAACAAATGACTGTGTTAATTTCTGCGGACATCTTTATGACTGGAATTGGGACACTTCTACAATTGAAGCGTACAGCATTTACAGGGATTGGATTGCCCGTTGTGTTGGGGTCAGCCATTCAATCGGTAACGCCCCTGATTAACATTGGAAGTACATTAGGAATTGGTGCGATGTACGGAGCAGCAATGGGAGCCGGAATCTTCATCATGTTGATTTCAAGCTTGTTTGCCAAGCTACGTAATTACTTCCCACCAGTTGTTACTGGTTCTTTGATTACGGTTATTGGATTTTCATTGATTCCAATTGCTATCATGAACCTAGGTGGCGGGGATGTTAATTCAGCCGACTTTGGTAGTTTATCTAACTTACTAGTGGGGTTTGTAACGATGGTAATTATCGTTGGGCTAACACTATTTGCTAAGAACTTTACTAAGGCGATTGCTGTTTTGCTAGGAATTATTGGTGGAACGATTTTTGCTTCATTCATGGGGGATGTTTCATTAGCTTCTGTTGGACAAGCAGCATGGTTCCAAGTGCCAACACCATTCGTCTTTGGGACACCTACATTCCATTGGTCAGCCATCGTAACAATGAGTGTCGTAGCACTTACTTCATTGATTGAATCAACTGGTGTGTACTTCGCCTTGTCTGATCTAACAGGACAAAAAGTAACTGAAAAAGATTTAACACGTGGATACCGTTCTGAAGGGTTGGCCGTTACCATTTCAGCTATTTTCGGGGCTTTCCCATACTCAACGTTCTCTCAAAACGTTGGGGTTGTACGTTTGTCAGGTTTGAAATCTAAGCGTCCAATTTACTACGCTGCGGGAATTTTGTTGCTAATTGGTTTGCTACCAAAGATTGGTGCCCTAGCAACAATCATCCCAAGTTCAGTTTTGGGTGGCGCAATGTTCATCTTATTTGGTACGATTGGTATTCAAGGGATTACAATTTTGAGTAAAGTTGATTTTTCAAGTGATCGTAATTTGATTATTGCGTCAGTCGCAATTAGTGCTGGAATTGGTGTGGCAATGTACCCACAAATTTTCCAACAGTTACCAGATATGGTACGCTTAATTATCCAAAATGCTGTGGTTGTTACATCAATCCTAGCGGTATTCTTGAATATTGTTTTGCCAAATCGTGAAAAGGAGCTTGTATAA
- a CDS encoding xanthine phosphoribosyltransferase codes for MQLLEEKIRQDGRVIGTEVLKVDNFLNHQVDPALMAAMGREFAQLFADKGITKVMTVESSGIAPAVFTALELDVPMVFARKKKSLTLTDDNYTADVYSFTKQETNHIIVDKRFISSNDKVLLIDDFLANGQAVQGMMEILDAAEAELVGVGIVIEKTFQKGRELLDEKNVHVESLARIAAFEDGQVIFAD; via the coding sequence ATGCAACTATTAGAAGAAAAAATTCGTCAAGATGGACGTGTCATTGGAACCGAGGTTTTGAAGGTTGATAACTTCTTGAACCACCAAGTTGATCCAGCACTTATGGCAGCAATGGGACGCGAATTTGCCCAATTATTCGCTGATAAGGGAATTACTAAGGTGATGACAGTAGAGTCTTCTGGAATTGCACCAGCGGTCTTTACTGCCCTAGAACTTGATGTGCCAATGGTATTTGCTCGTAAGAAGAAGTCACTAACATTGACAGATGACAACTATACAGCAGATGTTTACTCATTTACTAAGCAAGAAACCAACCACATTATCGTGGATAAGCGCTTCATTTCATCAAATGATAAGGTGCTTTTGATTGATGATTTCTTGGCTAATGGACAAGCTGTACAAGGGATGATGGAAATTCTAGATGCCGCTGAAGCGGAACTTGTTGGTGTTGGAATTGTTATCGAAAAGACATTCCAAAAGGGTCGCGAATTGTTGGATGAAAAGAATGTTCACGTTGAATCTTTGGCACGTATTGCTGCGTTCGAAGATGGACAAGTTATCTTTGCAGACTAA
- a CDS encoding NCS2 family permease: MQFFKLAQHGTSVRKEITAGFTTFISMSYILFVQPEMLSQAGMDKGAVFTATALVTIFGTLMMALIANMPIAISTGMGINSAFVFSVVIQQGYSWQEALSAMLLAGILYTIVVLTPVRDWIINIFPADLKAAISAGIGLLIATIGLTGSGLIVADPATFTTLGDLTAPLSLLTITGILISFALFYYRVPGAIFIGMLVTALIGLLTGLIHQPETLVSSVPSMAPTFGQAITHLPDVMNWHILPIVITFFLVPFFDTTGTILGVQGAMKSDRDTNKSLFASSLGNLSSSIFGTSPATAFVESTAGVSAGGRTGLTSVVVAGLFGLSLFFSPLLSVITPHITASALIVVGVLMLGHLKDIDWSNFKIAASAFLIVLGMPLTHSISDGILLGGLIYLVLSLIDWILSKFRSR; this comes from the coding sequence ATGCAGTTTTTTAAATTAGCACAACACGGAACATCAGTCCGTAAGGAAATCACAGCTGGTTTCACAACATTTATTTCTATGTCTTATATTTTGTTTGTACAACCTGAAATGTTGTCTCAAGCAGGTATGGATAAAGGGGCTGTCTTTACAGCAACTGCCTTAGTAACGATCTTTGGTACATTAATGATGGCTTTGATTGCCAACATGCCAATCGCGATTTCTACAGGTATGGGAATTAACTCAGCATTCGTCTTCTCAGTTGTTATCCAACAAGGATACAGCTGGCAAGAAGCTTTGAGTGCCATGTTACTAGCTGGTATCCTATACACGATCGTTGTTTTGACACCCGTTCGTGACTGGATCATCAACATCTTCCCTGCAGACCTAAAGGCTGCGATTAGCGCCGGTATCGGACTATTGATCGCAACTATCGGATTGACTGGAAGTGGCTTGATTGTTGCAGATCCTGCGACATTCACGACTCTTGGTGATCTAACAGCACCATTGTCACTTTTGACAATCACTGGTATCTTGATTAGCTTTGCGCTATTCTACTACCGTGTACCAGGCGCCATCTTCATTGGAATGCTTGTTACAGCGCTTATTGGACTTCTAACAGGTCTTATCCACCAACCTGAAACATTGGTATCATCTGTCCCTAGCATGGCCCCTACGTTCGGACAAGCGATTACACACTTGCCTGACGTCATGAACTGGCACATCTTGCCAATCGTGATTACTTTCTTCTTGGTACCATTCTTTGACACAACAGGAACTATCCTAGGGGTTCAAGGAGCCATGAAGTCAGACCGCGATACAAACAAGTCATTGTTTGCTAGCTCATTGGGTAACCTATCATCATCAATCTTTGGTACTTCTCCAGCAACTGCCTTCGTTGAATCAACGGCCGGTGTATCCGCTGGTGGACGTACTGGATTGACTTCAGTTGTTGTAGCTGGTCTATTCGGACTTTCATTGTTCTTCTCACCATTGCTATCAGTTATCACACCACACATCACTGCTAGTGCATTGATCGTTGTTGGGGTATTGATGCTTGGGCACTTGAAGGACATCGATTGGAGCAACTTCAAGATTGCTGCTTCAGCCTTCTTGATTGTTCTAGGAATGCCATTGACACACTCAATCAGTGATGGAATCCTGCTAGGTGGATTAATCTACCTAGTTCTTAGCTTGATCGACTGGATCTTGTCTAAGTTCCGTTCACGTTAA
- a CDS encoding YczE/YyaS/YitT family protein encodes MQFAKRVVLVIIGLSLLALGAALLSASGVGVDPYTAMNFGIGQVTGIGLGNAQLLVNVILIIFVLFNRRSVIGLGTLINIVFVGYAVQFFSGFLNNGPINLQANYFMMAVGLVVGVLLYALGITMYVDAGLGQSPYEAVAPIVSDMLDKSYTSVRTVQDVLVLLLAMVCAGFTFVGIGTILCAFGTGILITFWRKVLPSI; translated from the coding sequence ATGCAGTTTGCGAAAAGAGTAGTTTTGGTAATTATTGGGTTGAGTTTGTTAGCGTTGGGGGCTGCTTTGTTGAGTGCCTCAGGTGTTGGAGTTGATCCGTACACAGCGATGAACTTTGGGATTGGACAAGTAACAGGCATTGGGCTAGGAAACGCCCAATTATTGGTTAATGTTATTTTGATTATCTTTGTGCTGTTCAATCGTCGCAGTGTAATTGGACTGGGAACGCTAATTAACATTGTGTTTGTTGGCTATGCGGTGCAATTCTTTAGTGGATTCTTGAACAATGGTCCGATTAATTTACAAGCAAACTACTTCATGATGGCCGTAGGATTAGTTGTCGGTGTGTTGCTATACGCTTTGGGAATTACGATGTACGTCGATGCTGGTTTGGGACAATCACCATATGAAGCGGTTGCGCCAATTGTTTCTGATATGCTAGATAAGTCATATACATCAGTTCGTACCGTACAAGATGTCTTGGTGTTATTGCTTGCGATGGTCTGTGCAGGGTTTACGTTCGTTGGAATAGGAACAATCTTGTGTGCCTTTGGGACGGGAATTTTGATTACATTTTGGCGCAAAGTGTTGCCAAGTATCTAA
- a CDS encoding YitT family protein has protein sequence MRKRRRKLINATWFRTLVILMALELIAIAINFFYAPINVAAGGATGVSILLNAAFGVDRALTVLVINVSMIVLAAFFLEKRVVKNIAFGSLALPVLLKYTPSFQLVEDSLMAVIIGGAVFATGVAILYRLDASAGGTTVPPMILKKYFNINTAYSLLTIDMIITLFNLFVAGTNAFFLAGFSLVITSMVMRRIETGLNLKQQVTIMSNEYGHEIREALLNEEQSLTIFDVRGGYTDNNREMLMVLVDSQDYGHLIRIIRDIDEEAFVVTTNVTEAQGGTMRLGA, from the coding sequence ATGAGAAAACGCCGTCGAAAACTTATTAATGCGACTTGGTTTCGCACACTAGTCATTCTAATGGCACTAGAATTAATTGCCATTGCAATTAACTTCTTTTATGCACCGATTAATGTTGCTGCGGGAGGTGCCACTGGTGTGTCAATCTTGTTGAATGCCGCATTTGGCGTGGATCGTGCGTTGACGGTGTTAGTAATTAACGTATCAATGATTGTTTTAGCCGCTTTTTTCTTAGAAAAGCGAGTTGTTAAAAATATTGCCTTTGGTAGTTTGGCTTTACCAGTATTGTTGAAATATACGCCAAGCTTTCAATTGGTCGAAGATAGCTTGATGGCTGTGATTATTGGGGGAGCAGTATTTGCTACTGGAGTGGCAATTTTGTATCGTCTAGATGCTTCAGCAGGTGGTACAACGGTGCCGCCGATGATATTGAAGAAATACTTCAATATCAACACAGCGTATTCGTTGCTAACGATTGATATGATTATTACTTTGTTTAACTTGTTTGTTGCTGGAACAAATGCGTTCTTCTTGGCTGGTTTCTCGTTGGTAATTACGTCAATGGTTATGCGCCGAATCGAAACAGGGTTGAATTTGAAACAACAAGTAACAATCATGAGTAACGAATATGGTCATGAAATTCGAGAAGCTTTGTTAAATGAAGAACAAAGTTTAACGATTTTTGATGTTCGTGGTGGATATACAGATAATAATCGCGAAATGTTGATGGTCTTAGTTGATAGTCAAGATTATGGACATTTAATCCGTATTATTCGTGACATAGATGAAGAAGCGTTTGTTGTCACAACGAATGTGACCGAAGCGCAAGGTGGCACAATGCGACTAGGTGCATAA
- a CDS encoding zinc ribbon domain-containing protein — protein MFKSKQYCQSCGFILTRENAGTNADLSHSHLYCQVCFQRGRYTQPYITYRDMVKKCYSRLNVKDMPWWKRYGYLVGYPMFLRTLARWRSRVVS, from the coding sequence ATGTTTAAGTCAAAACAATATTGTCAGAGTTGTGGATTTATTTTAACCCGAGAAAATGCAGGGACTAATGCAGATTTATCACATAGTCATCTATATTGTCAGGTGTGTTTTCAACGTGGGCGTTATACGCAACCGTACATTACGTATCGCGATATGGTAAAGAAGTGTTATAGCAGATTGAATGTGAAAGATATGCCCTGGTGGAAACGCTATGGATATCTTGTAGGATATCCAATGTTTTTACGTACATTAGCAAGATGGCGTAGTAGAGTAGTATCTTAA
- the metK gene encoding methionine adenosyltransferase — translation MIEKRLFTSESVSEGHPDKVSDQISDAILDAVLAQDPQARTAIETSVTTGYVNVFGEISTSAYVNINQIVRDTLTRIGYDDPDAGFLADDVHVGITIDEQSPDIAQGVDSAIEQREDGGKDPLDEIGAGDQGLMFGYATNETEEFLPVSVVLSHELVKKQAELRRSGALNYLLPDAKAQVTVELDDNDQPTRIDAVVLSTQHRENVTLEQLRADVREQIIDPILPAELVDDETRYYINPTGRFVIGGPKGDSGMTGRKIIVDTYGGYARHGGGAFSGKDATKVDRSAAYAARYIAKNIVAAELADKVELQVAYAIGVAAPVSINVNTFGTGKVSDAELVTAVRELFELRPAGIIADLDLRQPRYQATAAYGHFGRPELDLPWERLDKVEDLKAYFNK, via the coding sequence ATGATTGAAAAGCGTTTATTTACTTCAGAATCAGTTTCAGAAGGACACCCAGATAAGGTTTCAGACCAAATCTCAGATGCCATCTTGGACGCCGTGTTGGCACAAGACCCACAAGCACGTACAGCGATTGAAACATCAGTGACAACTGGTTACGTTAACGTCTTTGGAGAAATCTCAACAAGTGCCTACGTAAACATCAACCAAATCGTACGTGACACTTTGACACGTATTGGTTACGATGATCCAGATGCTGGTTTCTTGGCAGACGACGTTCACGTTGGAATTACAATTGATGAACAATCACCTGACATCGCACAAGGAGTTGATTCAGCCATTGAACAACGTGAAGATGGTGGTAAGGATCCGCTTGATGAAATTGGAGCCGGTGACCAAGGGTTGATGTTTGGTTACGCTACTAACGAAACTGAAGAATTCTTGCCAGTTTCTGTTGTATTGTCACACGAATTGGTTAAGAAGCAAGCTGAACTACGTCGTTCAGGTGCTTTGAACTACCTATTGCCAGACGCAAAGGCACAAGTAACGGTTGAATTGGACGATAACGACCAACCAACACGTATTGACGCAGTTGTTCTTTCAACACAACACCGCGAAAACGTTACATTAGAACAATTGCGTGCAGATGTTCGTGAACAAATCATCGACCCAATCTTGCCTGCAGAACTTGTAGATGACGAAACACGTTACTACATCAACCCAACTGGTCGTTTCGTTATCGGTGGACCAAAGGGTGACTCAGGAATGACTGGTCGTAAGATCATCGTTGACACCTACGGTGGATACGCACGTCACGGTGGTGGTGCCTTCTCAGGTAAGGACGCAACTAAGGTTGACCGTTCAGCTGCCTACGCAGCACGTTACATCGCTAAGAACATCGTTGCCGCTGAATTGGCGGATAAGGTTGAATTGCAAGTTGCCTACGCTATCGGTGTGGCTGCGCCTGTTTCAATCAACGTGAACACATTCGGCACTGGTAAGGTTTCAGATGCTGAATTGGTGACTGCAGTACGTGAATTGTTTGAACTACGTCCTGCTGGAATCATCGCTGACCTTGACCTACGTCAACCACGTTACCAAGCAACTGCTGCATACGGACACTTCGGTCGTCCTGAACTAGACTTGCCATGGGAACGCCTAGACAAGGTTGAAGACCTAAAGGCATACTTTAACAAGTAA